A part of Chlamydia ibidis 10-1398/6 genomic DNA contains:
- the ndk gene encoding nucleoside-diphosphate kinase, with translation MEQTLSIIKPDSVSKSHIGEIIAIFEKSGLRVAAMKMVHLSSKEAEGFYAVHKSRPFFQELVDFMISGPAVVMVLEGENAVARNRELMGATNPAEATPGTIRSQFGESIGINAVHGSDSLENARIEISYFFSKTEIMNASK, from the coding sequence ATGGAACAAACGCTATCTATCATCAAGCCTGATTCTGTGAGCAAATCTCATATTGGCGAGATTATTGCGATTTTTGAAAAATCTGGATTGCGTGTAGCTGCTATGAAAATGGTCCACCTATCTTCTAAAGAAGCAGAAGGTTTTTACGCCGTACACAAATCTCGTCCTTTCTTCCAAGAACTCGTAGATTTTATGATTTCTGGTCCTGCAGTTGTTATGGTTCTTGAAGGAGAAAATGCCGTTGCACGCAACCGTGAACTCATGGGAGCAACAAATCCTGCAGAAGCGACTCCAGGAACGATTCGATCGCAATTTGGGGAATCTATCGGTATCAATGCTGTACATGGTTCCGATAGTCTAGAAAATGCAAGAATTGAAATTAGCTACTTCTTCAGTAAAACAGAAATTATGAATGCCAGCAAGTAA
- the ruvA gene encoding Holliday junction branch migration protein RuvA, whose amino-acid sequence MYDYIRGNLVYVSASTIVLECQGIGFSISITERWLAELSSQLQSNILSYTHTIVRETEHTLYGFPSRGERECFRILISFAGIGPKTGLAILNRFPLAELCVIARSENIKAIASVPGIGKKTAEKLMVDLKQKLADLLPLDSTTSSPTLSKFSSSVLDEGVKALSALGYTKTIAERMLAEAIREFPGYTSLSEILPLALKKNLQTTNKS is encoded by the coding sequence GTGTACGACTATATTCGTGGAAATCTTGTTTATGTAAGTGCCAGCACGATAGTTTTGGAATGCCAAGGTATCGGATTTAGTATCTCAATCACAGAACGATGGCTTGCAGAATTATCTAGCCAATTACAAAGTAATATTCTCTCGTATACACATACTATTGTTCGTGAAACAGAGCACACATTGTATGGGTTCCCTTCTCGCGGAGAACGTGAATGCTTTCGTATTCTTATCTCATTTGCAGGAATAGGGCCAAAAACTGGCTTAGCCATTTTAAACCGCTTTCCTTTGGCGGAACTGTGTGTAATAGCCAGATCTGAAAATATTAAAGCAATTGCTTCTGTCCCTGGTATAGGGAAAAAAACTGCCGAAAAGCTTATGGTAGATTTAAAACAAAAGCTTGCAGACTTATTACCTTTAGATTCCACAACATCATCACCAACATTATCTAAATTCTCTTCATCTGTTTTGGATGAGGGTGTAAAAGCCCTATCGGCTTTAGGATATACAAAAACTATTGCGGAGAGAATGCTTGCGGAAGCAATCAGAGAATTTCCTGGCTATACTTCCCTGTCAGAAATTTTACCTCTTGCTCTAAAAAAGAACTTGCAAACCACTAACAAGAGCTAG
- the ruvC gene encoding crossover junction endodeoxyribonuclease RuvC — MPQLIMGIDPGTQVTGYGIIAVEMRYQIRAHSYGAIRLSPKKDLANRYKQLFLTISEVIENIQPDAVVLETQYVHKNPQSTIKLGMARGIILLAASLKNIPVFEYTPNVAKKAVVGKGNASKQQVQLMVSKILNIPDILDAKFEDVADAFSLAICHTHVGAFSSIIGA, encoded by the coding sequence ATGCCACAATTAATCATGGGAATCGATCCAGGGACACAGGTTACTGGGTATGGAATCATCGCGGTAGAAATGCGCTATCAAATTCGTGCTCATAGCTATGGAGCCATCCGTTTATCTCCTAAGAAAGATCTAGCAAACCGCTATAAGCAATTATTCTTAACTATTTCTGAAGTGATAGAAAATATTCAACCAGATGCCGTAGTATTAGAAACTCAATATGTGCATAAAAATCCTCAAAGTACTATTAAACTTGGCATGGCAAGAGGAATTATTCTACTAGCTGCCTCTTTAAAAAATATTCCCGTATTTGAGTATACGCCGAATGTTGCTAAAAAAGCTGTTGTTGGTAAAGGTAATGCTAGCAAACAACAAGTCCAACTCATGGTTAGTAAAATACTTAATATTCCTGATATTTTAGATGCTAAATTTGAAGATGTTGCTGATGCTTTTTCCTTAGCAATATGTCATACCCACGTAGGGGCTTTTTCTTCTATCATTGGAGCGTAA